A single genomic interval of Helianthus annuus cultivar XRQ/B chromosome 13, HanXRQr2.0-SUNRISE, whole genome shotgun sequence harbors:
- the LOC110897343 gene encoding protein IQ-DOMAIN 32, producing the protein MGRSTPSCFKIISCAGSNEAAVDPDHIHVSSENKSPDKRGWSFRKRSGRHRVLSNTVVTEKITSSDNKPISEPISISSEPQINSNISEKTCDSIWTEEIPTSVTKNATVSTVDHTKSACEEDDIKCESVPDRSESAVLVIQAAVRRFLAERQLVKHKNVVKLQAAMRGHLVRNHAVGTLRCVQAIVKMQALVRARRQKGVQNAGIDLGPKYISIEKLLSNRLACQLLESTPKTKQINIKCDPLKSDSAWNWLERWMSVSSPDVLESHAREHDQDKVVINSKNAVETVATADVEELMVPSEEKENLIHIEESFIVKAHEDEKPVTESIEKPDSLPNEPMDLNTEPQIEVNPIPQNPVSETELKPIPENPVSVTKPEPIPENPVSETKPEPELIPENPVSETKPETELIPENPVSETKPEPIPENPVSETKPKLIPENPVSEMEPKRAAKRVATDQPDSEGRKSVFGSRKASNPAFIAAQSRFEELTSMTKPLKPANSSNQDDVSGSGSGSGSSNPLKSASANQDDDVAGSSSPADISSSARENVTLVRDVDPDEHLVSHGSIAVRIGGSECGTELSVTSTLDSPDQFEVKIEKPEEPKIVNEAAGNDINSNIEIVMPEKQVDQKLNDTEIELEPEQEPESSQPEHEHKSNEHELAPQISASGSPRSHITIPESQGTPSSQVSTNTKKSKSDKKSTSQKRKSWSTSKKSSVDSGPRASLEQLPKDTKPGKRRNSFGSPKPDHVDHEVSVPSYMQATESARAKAIANSSPALSPDVHDKETYLKKRHSLPGAVNGRQGSPRIQRSMSQALQATKGNGNQERKWQR; encoded by the exons ATGGGAAGATCCACTCCTTCTTGCTTCAAAATCATCTCATGTGCTGGTAGCAATGAAGCCGCTGTTGATCCAGATCATATTCATGTTTCTTCTGAG AACAAGAGTCCTGATAAACGAGGATGGAGTTTTAGGAAACGATCAGGCAGGCATCGGGTGCTGAGCAACACCGTAGTTACCGAAAAAATAACTTCTTCGGATAACAAACCGATCTCTGAACCGATATCCATCAGTTCTGAGCCACAAATCAATTCCAATATATCTGAAAAAACTTGTGACAGTATATGGACAGAAGAGATACCGACTTCAGTTACCAAAAATGCTACGGTTTCAACTGTGGATCATACCAAATCTGCTTGTGAAGAAGATGATATTAAATGTGAATCTGTTCCCGATAGATCTGAATCGGCTGTTCTTGTCATCCAAGCTGCTGTTAGAAGATTCTTG gctGAGAGACAACTGGTAAAACATAAGAATGTGGTCAAACTGCAAGCTGCCATGAGAGGACATTTGGTCAGAAATCATGCTGTTGGAACTTTACGTTGCGTTCAAGCCATTGTTAAAATGCAAGCTCTTGTTCGTGCGCGTAGACAGAAG GGAGTGCAAAATGCAGGAATTGATTTAGGACCAAAGTATATTTCCATTGAGAAGCTATTAAGTAACCGACTTGCTTGCCAG CTACTGGAATCTACACCAAAGACGAAGCAAATTAACATCAAATGTGATCCGTTAAAatctgattccgcttggaatTGGTTGGAGAGATGGATGTCTGTGTCTTCACCAGACGTTTTGGAGTCACACGCCCGAGAACATGATCAGGACAAAGTTGTAATTAACTCCAAAAATGCGGTTGAGACTGTAGCTACCGCTGATGTTGAGGAACTAATGGTCCCATCTGAAGAAAAAGAGAACTTGATTCACATTGAAGAAAGTTTCATTGTAAAAGCCCATGAAGACGAGAAGCCAGTAACGGAATCAATTGAGAAACCTGATTCTCTACCAAATGAACCGATGGATCTGAATACCGAACCTCAGATTGAGGTAAATCCCATCCCCCAGAATCCCGTATCAGAAACCGAACTCAAACCGATTCCTGAGAATCCCGTATCTGTAACCAAACCTGAACCGATTCCTGAGAATCCCGTATCAGAAACCAAACCCGAACCCGAACTGATTCCTGAGAATCCCGTATCAGAAACCAAACCCGAAACCGAACTGATTCCTGAGAATCCCGTATCAGAAACCAAACCCGAACCGATTCCTGAGAATCCTGTATCAGAAACCAAACCCAAACTGATTCCTGAGAATCCTGTATCGGAAATGGAACCGAAACGCGCAGCAAAACGTGTAGCCACTGACCAACCAGATTCAGAGGGAAGAAAGTCTGTGTTCGGATCCCGAAAAGCAAGTAATCCAGCGTTTATTGCTGCTCAGTCAAGATTTGAGGAGTTGACTTCTATGACCAAACCGTTAAAACCAGCCAATTCTTCTAATCAAGATGATGTGTCAGGTTCAGGTTCGGGTTCGGGTTCCTCTAATCCGTTGAAATCAGCCAGTGCTAATCAGGATGATGATGTGGCAGGTTCGAGTTCGCCTGCAGATATCAGTTCTTCTGCACGTGAAAACGTAACCCTGGTGCGAGATGTTGACCCGGATGAGCACTTGGTTTCGCATGGTTCAATAGCGGTTCGGATTGGTGGCTCAGAATGTGGAACCGAGCTGTCAGTCACATCCACACTTGACTCACCAGATCAATttgaagttaaaattgagaaaCCCGAGGAACCGAAAATCGTAAATGAAGCAGCCGGTAACGATATTAACAGCAACATAGAGATTGTTATGCCTGAAAAACAAGTTGACCAAAAGCTCAATGACACTGAAATTGAGTTGGAACCCGAACAGGAACCCGAGTCTAGCCAGCCCGAGCATGAACACAAGTCTAACGAGCATGAACTGGCTCCACAAATATCTGCATCGGGATCTCCAAGAAGCCACATAACAATCCCCGAATCACAAGGAACACCATCTAGCCAGGTGTCAACCAACACAAAGAAGTCAAAAAGCGATAAAAAGTCAACGAGTCAAAAACGGAAGTCCTGGTCAACTAGTAAAAAGTCTAGTGTTGACTCTGGCCCAAGAGCTAGTTTGGAGCAGCTGCCTAAAGACACAAAACCCGGAAAACGAAGAAACTCTTTCGGGTCACCGAAACCCGACCACGTTGACCATGAAGTGTCGGTCCCGAGTTACATGCAGGCGACAGAATCCGCAAGAGCAAAAGCGATTGCTAATAGCTCACCAGCATTGAGCCCAGATGTGCATGATAAGGAAACTTATTTGAAAAAGCGACACTCGTTGCCGGGTGCGGTTAACGGTCGGCAAGGCTCGCCGCGTATCCAGCGGTCAATGTCGCAGGCGTTACAAGCTACAAAAGGAAATGGCAACCAAG AGAGGAAATGGCAGAGGTAA